Proteins encoded together in one Triticum dicoccoides isolate Atlit2015 ecotype Zavitan chromosome 7B, WEW_v2.0, whole genome shotgun sequence window:
- the LOC119336473 gene encoding probable L-ascorbate peroxidase 4, peroxisomal: protein MAAPVVDAEYLRQVDRGRRALRALIASKGCAPIMLRLAWHDAGTYDVNTRTGGANGSIRYEEEYTHGSNAGLKIAIDLLEPIKAKHPKITYADLYQLAGVVAVEVTGGPTVEFIPGRRDSSVCPREGRLPDAKKGAPHLRDIFYRMGLTDKDIVALSGGHSLGKAHPERSGFDGAWTRDPLKFDNSYFLELLKGESEGLLKLPTDKALLDDPEFRRYVELYAKDEDAFFKDYTESHKKLSELGFTPRISGPASTKSDVSTAVVLAQSAVGVAVAAAVVIAGYLYEASKRSK, encoded by the exons ATGGCGGCTCCGGTGGTGGACGCCGAGTACCTGCGCCAGGTCGACAGGGGGCGCCGCGCTCTCCGCGCCCTCATCGCCTCCAAGGGATGCGCCCCCATCATGCTCCGCCTCGC ATGGCATGATGCTGGCACGTATGATGTGAACACAAGAACTGGTGGTGCAAATGGTTCAATTAGATACGAGGAAGAGTACACCCATGGTTCAAATGCTGGCTTAAAAATTGCTATTGATCTCCTCG AGCCTATTAAAGCGAAGCATCCAAAGATTACATATGCAGACCTTTATCAG CTTGCTGGAGTAGTTGCAGTTGAAGTCACCGGGGGTCCAACCGTTGAGTTCATCCCTGGAAGACGT GATTCGTCAGTTTGTCCCCGTGAAGGGCGCCTTCCTGATGCTAAGAAAG GCGCACCACATCTAAGGGACATCTTTTATCGAATGGGCTTAACAGACAAAGATATTGTAGCACTATCTGGGGGGCACAGCCTG GGAAAGGCACATCCTGAAAGGTCTGGTTTTGACGGTGCATGGACTCGTGACCCTCTGAAGTTTGACAACTCATACTTTCT TGAGCTACTGAAGGGGGAATCGGAGGGTCTTCTGAAGCTCCCTACTGATAAGGCATTGTTGGATGATCCTGAATTTAGACGTTATGTGGAGCTTTATGCAAAG GACGAGGATGCTTTCTTCAAGGACTATACTGAATCACACAAGAAACTTTCTGAACTTGGCTTCACACCACGGATCAGTGGCCCAGCTTCTACAAAATCAGATGTTTCAACTGCTGTTGTACTTGCACAGAGTGCAGTGGGGGTAGCAGTTGCGGCAGCTGTAGTCATCGCGGGCTACCTGTACGaggcttccaagaggagcaagtaa